Proteins found in one Cetobacterium ceti genomic segment:
- the pyrF gene encoding orotidine-5'-phosphate decarboxylase produces MNVKDRMIIALDYSNPEDAKNIVETLGDTVSFYKVGLELFLNSKGEMVEYLTEKGKKVFLDLKFHDIPNTTTMASLFAARSNVFMFNVHSGGGKKMMASVAKGAKEINKETLAIGVTVLTSFSEEDLKDTYKSELPLKELALNLARLTKEAGMDGVVCSPWEAKSIKEACGEEFKTVCPGVRPRWSVANDQERIMTPKDAILNGCDYLVVGRPVTKNEDPKKAAEMVLSEIEEGLKEKC; encoded by the coding sequence ATGAATGTAAAGGATAGAATGATAATTGCATTGGATTATTCAAATCCAGAAGATGCAAAAAATATAGTAGAAACTTTAGGAGATACAGTTAGTTTTTATAAGGTAGGATTAGAACTTTTCTTAAACTCCAAGGGAGAAATGGTAGAGTATTTAACTGAAAAAGGAAAGAAAGTCTTTTTAGATTTAAAGTTCCATGACATACCAAATACAACTACAATGGCATCTTTATTTGCAGCTAGAAGTAATGTATTTATGTTTAATGTTCATTCAGGTGGAGGAAAGAAAATGATGGCTTCTGTTGCAAAGGGAGCAAAGGAAATAAATAAAGAAACTCTAGCAATAGGAGTAACAGTTCTTACAAGTTTTTCAGAGGAAGATTTAAAAGATACATATAAAAGTGAATTACCTTTAAAGGAATTGGCTTTAAATTTAGCAAGATTAACTAAGGAAGCAGGAATGGATGGAGTTGTTTGTTCTCCATGGGAAGCAAAGAGTATAAAAGAAGCATGTGGAGAAGAGTTTAAAACTGTTTGTCCAGGAGTTAGACCAAGATGGTCAGTTGCCAATGACCAAGAAAGAATAATGACTCCAAAGGATGCAATTTTAAATGGATGTGATTATTTAGTAGTAGGAAGACCTGTTACAAAAAATGAAGATCCTAAGAAAGCAGCAGAAATGGTTTTAAGTGAAATAGAGGAAGGATTAAAAGAGAAATGTTAA
- the pyrE gene encoding orotate phosphoribosyltransferase: MDRERRVARALLSTEAVRLNVKEPFTFVSGIKSPIYCDNRKMIGFPEERKVVVKEFIKVLEKRDFDVVAGTATAGIPWAAFIATEMNVPMSYIRGEKKAHGAGRQIEGADLQGKRVVVIEDLISTGGSSIKAVNAALEAGAESVKVLSIFSYEFEKAYDNFEEAEIKWESLSNFGTLIQVAKEEKYLTEEEAEIASKWNKEPNTWGK, from the coding sequence ATGGATAGAGAAAGAAGAGTAGCAAGAGCATTATTATCAACAGAGGCGGTAAGATTAAATGTAAAGGAACCATTTACATTTGTATCTGGAATTAAAAGTCCAATTTATTGTGACAATAGAAAGATGATTGGATTTCCTGAAGAGAGAAAAGTAGTAGTTAAGGAATTTATAAAAGTTTTAGAAAAAAGAGACTTTGATGTGGTAGCAGGAACAGCAACTGCTGGAATTCCTTGGGCGGCATTTATTGCAACAGAAATGAATGTACCAATGTCTTATATAAGAGGAGAGAAAAAAGCTCACGGTGCAGGAAGACAAATAGAAGGGGCTGACTTACAAGGTAAAAGAGTTGTTGTAATAGAAGATTTAATTTCTACAGGAGGAAGTTCTATTAAAGCTGTAAATGCAGCATTAGAAGCTGGAGCAGAATCTGTAAAAGTTTTATCAATATTCTCATATGAATTTGAAAAGGCATATGATAACTTTGAAGAAGCAGAAATTAAATGGGAATCTCTTTCTAACTTCGGAACACTTATTCAAGTGGCTAAAGAAGAAAAATATTTAACAGAGGAAGAAGCAGAAATAGCTTCTAAATGGAATAAAGAACCTAATACATGGGGGAAATAA
- a CDS encoding type III pantothenate kinase — MILTIDIGNTHVVSGILTREGNLLFKFRTASNKNLTEDEYFSILKNISDFNSIDLKNIKGIIISSVVPALVDIFKFLGKKYFNIEPIVVSKNINLPFILNIPTLGADRIINLSEVASKYLEKNILIFDFGTATTYDILQNNIYIGGGIIPGIQMSINSLTEKTAKLPKFDFKIKKNVIGKETLDQLESGIYFGYIGQIKNIIEEIKKIIPDIYVISTGGLGNIPLNEIDIYDPNLSLSGLYTLYNLNNK, encoded by the coding sequence ATGATTTTAACTATAGATATTGGAAACACTCATGTTGTAAGTGGAATTTTAACTAGAGAAGGAAATCTACTTTTTAAATTTAGAACAGCTTCTAATAAAAATTTAACTGAAGATGAATATTTTTCAATTTTGAAAAATATTTCTGATTTTAATTCCATTGATTTAAAAAATATCAAAGGTATAATAATCTCTTCAGTTGTTCCTGCTCTTGTAGATATATTTAAATTTTTAGGTAAAAAATATTTTAATATAGAACCTATTGTAGTTTCTAAAAATATAAATTTACCTTTCATATTAAATATTCCAACTTTAGGAGCTGACAGAATAATAAATTTATCTGAAGTTGCTTCAAAATACCTAGAAAAAAATATTTTAATTTTTGACTTTGGAACAGCTACTACCTATGATATTTTACAAAATAATATTTATATTGGTGGAGGGATTATTCCAGGAATTCAAATGTCTATAAATTCCCTAACTGAAAAAACAGCAAAACTACCTAAATTTGATTTTAAAATTAAAAAAAATGTGATTGGAAAAGAAACTTTAGATCAGCTTGAAAGTGGGATTTATTTTGGATATATTGGACAAATTAAAAATATAATTGAAGAAATTAAAAAAATCATTCCAGATATCTATGTAATTTCCACAGGAGGTCTTGGAAATATTCCTTTAAATGAAATAGATATATATGATCCTAATTTAAGTTTATCTGGTTTGTATACTCTTTATAACTTAAATAACAAATAA
- a CDS encoding dihydroorotase — protein MLIKNCRLVLEDNSEVIRDILIKDEKIVEIGENLQEIGEEIIDAEKNYVIPGVVDVHTHMRDPGLSHKEDFTSGSMACAKGGVTTFIDMPNTIPNTISEEVLEEKRKHSLSMSYVDYGFHFGGSRNDNSKEIEKVKNGVASTKIFLNMSTGDMLVEEEKTLENLFKSSKIISVHSEGEMVKRAIDLSRKYKKPLYLCHLSLGSEVELLKNAKEEGLEVYGEVAPHHLFFSEKDRNELLRMKPELKSEMDNSELWKGLNEGVIDTVGTDHAPHRLREKMEKVTFGIPGVENSLEMMLRGVAEKKITMRRLIEVMCINPSKIFKIKNKGDIKIGNDGDLVIIDIGKKRIIERDQVISKCGWSPYEGKETGGTVLRTILRGRTVYNQEEFFKKTGREVEYNG, from the coding sequence ATGTTAATTAAAAACTGTAGATTAGTACTTGAGGATAATAGTGAAGTTATTAGAGATATTTTAATAAAAGATGAAAAAATTGTGGAAATCGGGGAAAATTTACAAGAAATCGGGGAAGAAATTATTGATGCAGAAAAAAATTATGTAATTCCTGGGGTTGTGGATGTGCACACACATATGAGGGACCCAGGACTTTCCCATAAGGAAGATTTCACAAGTGGAAGCATGGCATGTGCAAAGGGTGGGGTTACAACATTTATAGATATGCCAAACACAATTCCTAATACAATAAGTGAGGAAGTTTTAGAGGAAAAGAGAAAACATTCCTTAAGTATGTCATATGTAGATTATGGATTTCACTTTGGGGGAAGTAGAAATGATAATTCAAAGGAAATTGAAAAGGTAAAAAATGGAGTAGCTTCAACAAAAATATTTTTAAATATGTCTACGGGGGACATGTTAGTAGAAGAGGAAAAAACTCTAGAAAATTTATTTAAAAGTTCAAAGATAATTTCTGTTCATAGTGAAGGGGAAATGGTGAAAAGAGCCATAGACTTAAGCAGGAAATATAAAAAACCATTATACTTATGTCATCTTTCTTTAGGAAGTGAAGTAGAGCTTCTTAAAAATGCTAAGGAGGAGGGACTAGAAGTTTATGGAGAGGTAGCACCTCATCATTTATTCTTTAGTGAAAAGGATAGAAATGAACTTTTAAGAATGAAACCAGAGTTGAAAAGTGAAATGGATAATAGTGAACTTTGGAAGGGACTTAATGAGGGAGTAATTGATACTGTGGGGACAGATCATGCCCCTCATAGGTTAAGGGAAAAAATGGAAAAGGTAACTTTTGGAATTCCTGGAGTAGAGAATTCTTTGGAAATGATGCTAAGGGGAGTGGCAGAAAAAAAGATTACCATGAGAAGATTAATAGAAGTAATGTGTATTAATCCTAGTAAGATTTTTAAGATTAAAAATAAAGGGGATATTAAAATAGGGAATGATGGGGATTTAGTTATTATAGATATAGGCAAAAAAAGGATAATTGAAAGAGATCAGGTAATATCTAAGTGTGGGTGGAGCCCATATGAAGGAAAAGAAACAGGGGGAACTGTTTTAAGAACGATATTAAGAGGAAGAACCGTATATAATCAAGAGGAATTTTTTAAAAAAACTGGAAGGGAAGTGGAGTATAATGGATAG
- the asrB gene encoding anaerobic sulfite reductase subunit AsrB — MENVIMPQFHKLLKVTKMTDIEYLFRVEYNSENEVEFGQFMQISLPQVGECPISITDFSKEEGWMEFLIRKVGVVTDKIFELKAGDILPMRGPYGKGFNIDNYRGKNLIVVAGGSGLAPVRSLINYINKYPESVESLELLFGFKDSNSILFKDEIVNWRNKFPMILTVDKGCGIDGECVGLVTEYVPQLNIKKEDFSNYEVVIVGPPNMMKYTAMEFEKLGISSENIWISFERKMSCAVGKCGHCRVDETYVCLEGPVFKYTDGKYLVD, encoded by the coding sequence ATGGAAAATGTAATTATGCCTCAATTTCATAAACTTTTAAAAGTAACTAAAATGACTGACATTGAATATTTATTCCGTGTTGAATACAACTCTGAAAATGAAGTTGAGTTTGGACAATTCATGCAAATTTCTTTACCTCAAGTTGGAGAATGTCCTATTTCTATTACTGATTTTTCTAAAGAAGAGGGTTGGATGGAATTTCTTATTAGAAAAGTTGGAGTTGTTACAGATAAAATATTCGAATTAAAGGCTGGGGATATATTACCTATGAGAGGTCCCTACGGAAAAGGATTTAATATAGATAATTATAGAGGAAAGAATCTAATTGTTGTAGCTGGAGGATCTGGTTTAGCTCCTGTAAGATCTTTAATTAATTATATTAATAAATATCCAGAATCTGTTGAGTCTTTAGAGCTACTTTTTGGATTTAAAGATAGTAATTCAATTTTATTTAAGGATGAAATTGTAAATTGGAGAAATAAATTCCCTATGATTTTAACTGTTGATAAGGGATGCGGAATAGATGGTGAATGTGTAGGATTAGTTACAGAATATGTACCTCAATTAAATATTAAAAAAGAAGATTTTTCAAACTACGAAGTTGTTATAGTTGGACCACCAAATATGATGAAATATACTGCAATGGAATTTGAAAAATTAGGAATCAGTTCTGAAAATATTTGGATTTCTTTTGAAAGAAAAATGTCATGTGCAGTTGGTAAATGTGGACATTGTAGAGTTGATGAAACTTATGTATGTCTAGAGGGGCCTGTTTTCAAATACACTGATGGTAAATATTTAGTAGATTAG
- the pyrB gene encoding aspartate carbamoyltransferase — protein MRDFISMKDFTKGEILRILKLAKSLKENPQGNLLGDKIVSSLFFEPSTRTRLSFTSAAYRVGAKVLGFDSPDATSLKKGESLRDTIKMTGAYSDVIVMRHPIDGAARFATEVSNVPIINGGDGANEHPSQTLLDLYTIQEEMGKIENLKIAFVGDLKYGRTVHSLSKALSMFNCEFYFVAPDLIQIPEHILKFLNNRNIKYTLVDDYKDILPEIDVMYMTRIQRERFENLDEYEKVKTVYEIDKNSIVGKCKEEMIILHPLPRVTEINIDLDDTKHALYFKQAANGVPVREAMYAIALGKYHLDEDEMDVEKRDSISAHEEIQCKNNRCITQIEKTRNKVLEENGIKYCYYCGREIK, from the coding sequence ATGAGAGATTTTATTTCAATGAAGGATTTTACAAAGGGAGAGATTTTAAGAATTTTAAAATTAGCCAAAAGTTTAAAGGAAAATCCACAGGGAAATTTGCTTGGAGATAAAATAGTTTCAAGCCTGTTCTTTGAACCATCAACAAGAACTAGATTATCTTTTACATCAGCGGCCTACAGAGTTGGGGCTAAAGTTTTAGGTTTTGATTCTCCTGATGCCACGTCTTTAAAAAAAGGGGAGAGCTTAAGAGATACAATTAAAATGACAGGAGCTTATTCAGATGTGATAGTTATGAGACATCCTATAGATGGAGCAGCAAGATTTGCAACTGAAGTATCTAATGTTCCCATTATAAATGGTGGAGATGGAGCAAATGAACATCCTAGTCAAACACTTCTTGATTTATATACAATTCAAGAGGAGATGGGAAAAATTGAAAATTTAAAAATAGCTTTTGTGGGAGATTTGAAATATGGAAGAACAGTTCACTCATTAAGTAAAGCACTTTCAATGTTTAACTGTGAGTTTTACTTTGTTGCTCCAGATTTAATTCAGATTCCTGAGCATATTTTAAAGTTTTTAAATAATAGAAATATTAAGTATACACTAGTAGATGATTATAAGGACATTTTACCTGAAATAGATGTAATGTATATGACTAGAATTCAAAGGGAGAGATTTGAAAATTTAGATGAATATGAAAAGGTAAAAACAGTATATGAGATAGATAAGAATTCAATAGTTGGAAAGTGTAAAGAAGAGATGATAATACTTCACCCTTTACCAAGAGTTACAGAGATCAATATAGATTTAGATGATACAAAACATGCACTATATTTTAAACAAGCAGCAAATGGAGTTCCTGTAAGAGAAGCGATGTATGCAATTGCTCTTGGAAAATATCATCTTGATGAGGATGAAATGGATGTGGAAAAAAGAGATAGTATAAGTGCCCATGAAGAGATACAGTGTAAAAATAATAGATGTATAACTCAAATAGAAAAAACAAGAAATAAAGTATTAGAAGAAAATGGAATAAAATATTGTTACTACTGCGGAAGAGAAATTAAATAA
- the asrC gene encoding sulfite reductase subunit C has translation MNHDINIGKLKLNCFRQSKIPGEFMLQLRVPGGLVNAKYLSTIQHIAETWGNGTFHMGMRQTLNAPGIKYDNIPAVNEYLEQYIKDIELDLCDVDMSVDKNGYPTIGARNIMSCIGNSHCVKANANTWELARKLEKIIFPSHYHIKISISGCPNDCGKGHFNDFGIIGVTKPIYLKDRCIGCGRCVKVCDHSATRVLKLVNHKIEKDTCCCVGCGECVEACPTSAWVRPEKKLYRVLIGGRTGKQTPRMGKMFLNWVTEDVVISVIKNWQKFSAYVLDGKPLYLHGGHLIDRAGYQKFKELILEGVELNPEAQVAERILWAETEYRANFNVKPLANHKTVK, from the coding sequence TTGAACCACGATATTAATATAGGGAAATTAAAATTAAACTGTTTTAGACAATCAAAAATTCCTGGAGAGTTCATGTTGCAACTTAGAGTTCCTGGTGGATTAGTAAATGCTAAATATTTATCTACAATTCAGCACATAGCTGAAACTTGGGGAAATGGCACTTTCCACATGGGGATGAGACAAACTTTAAATGCTCCTGGAATTAAATATGATAATATTCCTGCTGTAAATGAATATCTAGAGCAATATATTAAAGATATTGAATTAGATTTATGTGATGTTGATATGTCCGTTGATAAAAATGGATATCCAACAATTGGAGCTAGAAACATCATGTCTTGTATTGGAAATTCTCATTGTGTAAAAGCTAATGCTAACACTTGGGAATTAGCTAGAAAATTAGAAAAAATAATTTTCCCAAGTCATTATCATATTAAAATTTCTATTTCTGGATGTCCTAACGATTGTGGTAAAGGACACTTTAATGACTTTGGTATAATCGGTGTTACTAAACCCATATATTTAAAAGATAGATGTATAGGTTGTGGAAGATGTGTTAAAGTTTGTGATCACTCTGCAACAAGAGTTTTAAAATTAGTTAATCATAAAATAGAAAAAGATACTTGTTGTTGTGTTGGATGTGGAGAATGTGTTGAAGCTTGTCCTACATCAGCTTGGGTAAGACCTGAGAAAAAATTATATAGAGTTTTAATTGGTGGAAGAACAGGAAAACAAACTCCTAGAATGGGTAAAATGTTCTTAAACTGGGTAACAGAAGATGTAGTTATCAGTGTTATTAAAAATTGGCAAAAATTCTCTGCTTATGTTTTAGATGGAAAACCTTTATATTTACATGGAGGACATTTAATTGACAGAGCTGGATATCAAAAATTCAAGGAATTAATTCTTGAAGGAGTAGAACTTAATCCTGAAGCTCAAGTGGCTGAAAGAATTTTATGGGCTGAGACAGAATATAGAGCTAACTTCAATGTTAAACCTTTAGCTAACCATAAAACTGTGAAATAA
- a CDS encoding dihydroorotate dehydrogenase: protein MNRLKTTFLGIEFENPIVTSSGCFGFGLEYKDYYDPNELGGIVVKGITLEPRDGNYGTRIAETPGGMLNCVGLENPGVDYFENVILKDLKKNNIKVPIIVNINGKTIEEYVELAKRVETMEDVDIIELNISCPNVKDGGMAFGANPDVAGATTKAVREVTSKPLVVKLSPNVTDIAHIAKIVEANGADGISMINTLLGMAIDIKKRKPVLGNTFGGFSGPAVKPVALRMIYQVKKAVNIPIIGMGGISSPEDAIEFMMAGASMVSLGTGLFTNPILPLEVKEGMRKFCEENELKNICEIVGAVHK from the coding sequence ATGAATAGATTAAAAACAACATTTTTAGGAATAGAATTTGAAAATCCTATAGTAACATCTTCAGGGTGTTTTGGTTTTGGACTTGAGTATAAGGATTATTATGATCCAAATGAGCTTGGTGGAATTGTTGTAAAGGGAATAACTTTAGAGCCAAGAGATGGAAACTATGGAACTAGAATAGCAGAAACTCCAGGGGGAATGTTAAACTGTGTAGGATTAGAAAATCCAGGAGTAGATTATTTTGAAAATGTTATTTTAAAGGACTTAAAGAAAAATAACATTAAAGTACCAATTATTGTAAATATAAATGGAAAAACTATAGAAGAATATGTAGAATTAGCTAAAAGAGTGGAAACTATGGAAGATGTAGATATAATTGAACTTAATATTTCTTGTCCAAATGTTAAAGATGGTGGAATGGCATTTGGAGCCAATCCAGATGTGGCAGGAGCAACGACTAAAGCCGTAAGAGAAGTAACAAGTAAACCTTTAGTTGTAAAATTATCTCCAAATGTTACAGATATAGCTCATATAGCTAAAATAGTTGAAGCAAATGGGGCAGATGGAATTTCAATGATAAATACACTTTTAGGAATGGCAATAGACATAAAGAAAAGAAAACCTGTTTTAGGAAATACTTTTGGTGGATTTTCAGGACCAGCTGTGAAACCAGTTGCACTTAGAATGATTTATCAAGTTAAAAAAGCTGTAAATATTCCAATTATTGGAATGGGAGGAATAAGTTCACCAGAAGATGCAATAGAATTTATGATGGCAGGAGCATCGATGGTATCCTTAGGAACAGGACTTTTCACAAATCCAATTTTACCTTTAGAAGTAAAAGAGGGAATGAGAAAGTTTTGTGAGGAAAATGAATTAAAAAATATATGTGAAATAGTTGGGGCAGTTCATAAATAA
- a CDS encoding cold-shock protein has protein sequence MKGTVKWFNEEKGFGFITGEDGKDVFAHFSQIKKDGFKTLKENEEVEFDVVKGDKGLQAENIIAR, from the coding sequence ATGAAAGGTACAGTAAAATGGTTTAACGAAGAAAAAGGATTTGGATTTATCACTGGTGAGGACGGGAAAGATGTATTCGCACACTTCTCTCAAATCAAAAAAGATGGTTTCAAAACTTTAAAAGAAAACGAAGAAGTTGAATTCGATGTTGTTAAAGGTGACAAAGGATTACAAGCTGAAAATATAATCGCTAGATAA
- a CDS encoding ABC transporter substrate-binding protein encodes MKKIFMILTLIVTFIFLAGCSDEKDLKDRMVIPIKTGFASIAPDSDIAGATKEVIRNLNSGLLRFDPDKNKLVPGLAKSYEIKNGGKSYIFTLRENLKFHNGKIITPEDVKYSFERVAGLKTGKPIVGDWQMNLKDVKVLDKNRVEIDIKDGQEKSSDIYDLADVAIIPEGISEKELEKHPIGAGPYEFVEYIPGQKLVLKAFKDYYLGEPEIKEVEFRVYKEGASRLIAFKNGDINFLPLTNETEKEFKNDKNVTLISGLQNDITLLYLNNSYEPFKNKKVREAIWRGIDIDRIIKGIGLSSSVKVGSHMSPGLDEYFKKGLENKYSYNPEIAKKLLKEAGQSNLKFTINTIAENNFDNDAALFIKEDLKKIGVEVEIVPIPLSQYLPTVFRNHEYQGAILRIIGYPDPYRILNRYRTGDLSNMGEYSNKKIDELLEKASKEYNKEENIKIYKEIQNILNEDIGGIYLMDQGRVVALSPQFTGYKMYPFAYIDVSSIKIKKDK; translated from the coding sequence ATGAAAAAAATATTTATGATATTAACTTTAATTGTTACTTTTATATTTTTAGCTGGTTGTTCTGATGAAAAAGACTTAAAGGATAGAATGGTAATTCCTATAAAGACTGGATTTGCTTCTATAGCTCCAGATAGTGATATAGCAGGAGCAACAAAGGAAGTTATAAGAAATTTAAATAGTGGACTTTTACGTTTTGATCCAGATAAAAATAAATTAGTTCCAGGTCTTGCAAAATCATATGAAATAAAAAATGGAGGAAAATCTTATATTTTTACTTTAAGAGAAAATTTAAAATTTCATAATGGAAAAATAATTACACCAGAAGATGTAAAATATTCCTTTGAAAGAGTAGCAGGGTTAAAAACTGGAAAGCCAATTGTAGGGGATTGGCAGATGAATTTAAAAGATGTAAAAGTTTTAGATAAAAATAGAGTTGAAATAGATATAAAAGATGGACAGGAAAAAAGTTCTGATATATATGACTTAGCAGATGTGGCAATTATTCCTGAGGGTATTTCTGAAAAAGAATTAGAAAAACATCCTATTGGTGCAGGGCCATATGAATTTGTAGAATATATTCCTGGTCAAAAATTAGTTTTAAAAGCTTTTAAAGATTATTATCTTGGAGAGCCAGAAATAAAAGAAGTGGAATTTAGAGTCTATAAAGAGGGAGCAAGTAGATTAATAGCTTTTAAAAATGGAGATATTAATTTTTTACCTTTAACTAATGAAACTGAAAAAGAGTTTAAAAATGATAAAAATGTTACTTTAATATCTGGACTACAAAATGATATAACTCTTTTATATTTAAATAATTCATATGAACCATTTAAAAATAAAAAAGTAAGAGAAGCTATTTGGAGAGGAATAGATATAGATAGGATTATAAAGGGAATAGGTTTATCTTCAAGTGTTAAGGTAGGAAGTCATATGTCCCCAGGACTAGATGAATATTTTAAAAAAGGTTTAGAAAATAAATACTCATATAATCCAGAAATTGCTAAAAAATTATTAAAAGAAGCAGGACAATCAAATTTAAAATTTACTATAAATACAATAGCAGAAAATAATTTTGATAATGATGCAGCTTTATTCATAAAGGAAGATTTAAAAAAAATAGGAGTAGAAGTTGAAATTGTTCCTATTCCTTTAAGTCAATATTTACCCACAGTATTTAGAAATCATGAATATCAAGGAGCGATTCTTAGAATAATTGGATATCCAGATCCATATAGAATATTAAATAGATATAGAACTGGAGATTTATCAAATATGGGGGAATATTCAAATAAAAAAATAGATGAGTTATTGGAAAAGGCCAGTAAAGAATATAATAAAGAAGAAAATATAAAAATATATAAGGAAATACAAAATATATTAAATGAGGATATAGGAGGAATATATTTAATGGATCAAGGAAGAGTGGTAGCTTTATCTCCACAGTTTACTGGTTATAAAATGTATCCCTTTGCATATATTGATGTATCAAGTATAAAGATAAAAAAAGATAAGTAG
- a CDS encoding dihydroorotate dehydrogenase electron transfer subunit — protein sequence MFLENNEIIENKYVGDRYYLMKVKSNKSWEKSKAGQFFMLKNKNEMLILRRPISLHNVDRENQILEFYYEVKGKGTVEFSNMKVGETINIQGPLGNGFTTDVENKTVVVIGGGMGIAPTKLLINELKEKNKVIFIGGGRDKGAVKILENLDLDGVKVIVTTDDGSEGIKGNVVTALKEVLQNEKIDLIQTCGPQGMMEAIGKVALENNIECELSLEERMACGVKACVGCSIKTLDGMKRVCHDGPVFDGKIIVDMNPSENIGCSCGK from the coding sequence ATGTTTTTAGAAAATAATGAAATAATAGAAAATAAATACGTGGGAGATAGATATTACTTAATGAAAGTAAAAAGTAATAAGTCTTGGGAAAAATCAAAGGCTGGACAATTTTTCATGTTAAAAAATAAAAATGAGATGCTTATTTTAAGAAGGCCAATAAGTTTACATAATGTAGACAGAGAAAATCAAATTCTTGAATTTTACTATGAAGTAAAAGGAAAGGGAACTGTGGAGTTTTCAAATATGAAAGTTGGAGAAACTATAAACATCCAAGGGCCTTTAGGAAATGGATTTACAACTGATGTTGAGAATAAAACAGTTGTGGTAATCGGTGGAGGAATGGGAATTGCACCTACAAAATTATTGATAAATGAATTAAAAGAAAAAAATAAAGTTATTTTCATCGGTGGTGGAAGAGATAAGGGAGCTGTGAAAATACTTGAAAATTTAGATTTAGATGGAGTAAAAGTAATTGTTACAACAGATGATGGTTCAGAAGGAATTAAGGGAAATGTAGTTACTGCTTTAAAGGAAGTTTTACAAAATGAAAAAATAGATTTAATTCAAACTTGTGGACCTCAAGGAATGATGGAAGCAATTGGAAAAGTAGCTTTAGAAAATAATATAGAGTGTGAATTATCTTTAGAGGAGAGAATGGCATGTGGAGTAAAGGCATGTGTAGGTTGCTCTATAAAAACATTAGATGGAATGAAAAGAGTTTGTCATGATGGACCTGTGTTTGATGGAAAAATAATTGTGGATATGAATCCTAGTGAAAATATTGGATGTTCTTGTGGAAAATAG
- a CDS encoding GAF domain-containing protein, which translates to MAFNIDIYKNVSKEKKYEYFLRDLEEYLSKEKDSLANLCNTASFISAFFDNLNWSGFYLYKGKELVLGPFCGLPATSRIEIGKGVCGTAFEKKETLIVDNVCEFPGHITCDVRSKSEVVIPLINGEEIYGVLDIDSSVYSRFSKEDVAVLEKALKITYKYINYKEIIRN; encoded by the coding sequence ATGGCATTTAATATTGACATTTATAAAAATGTATCCAAAGAAAAAAAATATGAATATTTTTTAAGAGATTTAGAAGAATATCTTTCTAAAGAAAAGGATTCCTTAGCTAATTTATGCAATACAGCATCATTTATTTCAGCTTTTTTTGATAACTTAAATTGGAGTGGATTTTATTTATATAAAGGTAAAGAATTAGTATTAGGGCCATTTTGTGGGTTACCTGCAACAAGTAGAATTGAAATAGGAAAAGGTGTCTGTGGAACAGCTTTTGAAAAAAAAGAAACTTTAATAGTAGATAATGTTTGCGAATTTCCAGGGCATATCACCTGTGATGTAAGATCAAAATCAGAAGTGGTTATACCTTTAATTAATGGAGAGGAAATATATGGAGTATTAGATATAGATAGTTCTGTATATTCTAGATTTTCAAAGGAAGATGTTGCTGTTTTAGAAAAAGCTTTAAAGATTACTTATAAATATATAAATTATAAAGAAATTATAAGAAATTAA